From a region of the Coprococcus comes ATCC 27758 genome:
- a CDS encoding glycoside hydrolase family 3 protein, whose amino-acid sequence MDKKKIARKIAEESIVLLKNANHILPLKEKKEIAFFGRTQIGTLYSGNGSGGANIAGCGTILEECEKRGIKPESQLKGFYEYKASAEQVTEEDEFDWTKVSEMVNSGIMYEIFGKYKAPLDEYDVPETLIFQAAEKTDTAIFVIGRNSGGEECDRHLPEDYYLTRSEESLLKDICTHFANVVIVLNVNGLIDLSWVKKYASIKSLLFIGIPGEEGASALAGILTGEINPSGKLAVTIAEHYEDYPSADHFSWDKEHLENILDYESYGLSSEENGSTGFTKSPVTVYWEDIYTGYRYFDTFGKQVLYPFGYGLSYTAFAISDALVKKQNGGILVTADVKNIGEMSGKEVIQIYLSKVYPAEGVERPYQELKGFEKTSDLAPGEKEQVKIWIPWRELAVYDEERAAWVIESGDYLLKMGKSSRDTFTVGMVCLRDTVLTEQCANRLTISGCNRGKLSFLTQKDCTGCQPEDVYEKKPDGGVTETEVISVTEEDILAGGESIQAEKEAQQSLPELSIEELASLCVGYGPGTPFAAVGDRTDPSAIFDADGNPLTINSHPTGYPGYVSPAIAEKGIKSIFYKDGPAGIGGIAWPTEMLIACSFDKKMWQMFGDAVGKECEEQQVNVWLAPAVNLHRNPLCGRNFEYFSEDPYLTGVCACEITKGVQNDRPVIVCPKHFAANEQETFRRGNAGKNVDAVDSILTERALREQYLKPFEMLVKDAGIACIMTSFNKINGSFSGGSHDLCTQILREEWGFEGAVVTDWGDMDMVVDGADAVAAGNDIVMPGGPPVIRQILKGYEEGRVTREELEQAVRHLLIMIKRIRLAD is encoded by the coding sequence ATGGATAAAAAAAAGATTGCCAGAAAAATAGCAGAAGAATCGATTGTTCTGCTTAAAAATGCGAACCATATACTCCCTTTAAAAGAGAAGAAAGAGATTGCATTTTTCGGAAGGACACAGATAGGCACTTTGTATTCTGGAAATGGATCCGGTGGTGCTAATATAGCCGGGTGCGGCACAATTCTGGAAGAATGTGAAAAGAGAGGGATAAAACCTGAATCGCAGCTGAAAGGATTTTATGAGTATAAAGCAAGTGCAGAACAGGTAACGGAAGAGGATGAGTTTGACTGGACGAAGGTCAGCGAAATGGTAAACAGCGGAATCATGTACGAAATATTCGGAAAATACAAGGCTCCGCTTGATGAATATGATGTGCCGGAGACACTTATCTTTCAGGCGGCGGAAAAAACAGACACAGCAATCTTCGTGATCGGCAGAAACTCCGGCGGAGAAGAGTGTGACCGTCATCTGCCGGAGGATTATTACCTGACCAGATCAGAAGAAAGCCTGTTAAAGGATATTTGTACCCATTTTGCTAATGTAGTGATAGTCCTGAATGTAAACGGACTGATTGATCTGTCGTGGGTGAAAAAATATGCGAGCATAAAAAGCCTTCTGTTTATTGGAATCCCGGGGGAAGAAGGGGCTTCTGCGCTGGCTGGCATTTTGACAGGGGAGATTAATCCTTCCGGGAAACTGGCGGTGACTATAGCGGAACACTATGAAGATTATCCGTCGGCAGATCATTTCTCATGGGATAAGGAGCATTTGGAGAATATTCTGGACTATGAGAGTTACGGTCTTTCGTCAGAAGAAAACGGAAGTACAGGTTTTACGAAGAGTCCGGTAACCGTGTATTGGGAAGATATTTATACTGGATATCGTTATTTCGATACATTCGGAAAACAGGTGCTTTACCCCTTTGGTTATGGACTATCTTACACTGCATTTGCGATCAGCGATGCATTGGTCAAGAAGCAAAACGGCGGTATTCTGGTGACAGCCGATGTGAAAAATATTGGGGAAATGTCGGGGAAAGAGGTAATCCAGATTTATCTGTCTAAGGTATATCCAGCAGAGGGCGTGGAGCGTCCTTATCAGGAATTGAAAGGATTCGAGAAAACGTCTGACCTCGCTCCGGGTGAAAAAGAGCAGGTTAAGATCTGGATCCCATGGAGAGAACTGGCGGTTTATGATGAGGAAAGAGCCGCTTGGGTCATCGAGTCAGGCGATTATCTCCTGAAGATGGGAAAATCATCAAGAGACACCTTTACGGTGGGAATGGTATGCCTGCGGGATACAGTCCTTACAGAACAGTGTGCGAACCGTCTGACTATCTCGGGATGCAACAGAGGAAAGCTTTCGTTCCTGACACAGAAAGACTGCACAGGGTGTCAGCCGGAAGACGTATATGAGAAAAAACCTGATGGAGGCGTGACCGAGACGGAGGTAATTTCTGTAACGGAAGAGGATATTCTTGCAGGAGGGGAGAGTATACAGGCTGAAAAAGAAGCGCAGCAAAGTCTGCCGGAACTGTCCATCGAAGAACTCGCTTCTCTCTGTGTGGGTTATGGACCGGGCACCCCATTTGCGGCTGTGGGTGACCGTACTGACCCGTCTGCAATTTTTGACGCAGATGGGAATCCGCTGACGATAAACAGCCATCCGACAGGATATCCGGGATATGTTTCCCCGGCGATTGCGGAAAAAGGGATCAAATCCATTTTTTATAAGGACGGCCCTGCCGGGATCGGCGGTATTGCCTGGCCGACAGAAATGCTCATTGCGTGCTCCTTTGACAAAAAAATGTGGCAGATGTTCGGGGATGCAGTAGGAAAAGAATGTGAAGAACAGCAGGTAAATGTCTGGCTTGCTCCTGCTGTGAATCTCCACAGGAATCCGCTGTGCGGAAGAAATTTTGAATATTTTTCTGAAGACCCGTACCTGACGGGAGTCTGTGCCTGCGAGATCACAAAAGGCGTACAGAATGACCGTCCGGTTATTGTGTGCCCGAAGCACTTCGCGGCAAATGAACAGGAGACATTCCGCCGCGGAAATGCAGGGAAAAATGTAGATGCAGTGGACTCAATCCTGACAGAAAGGGCACTTAGAGAACAGTATTTAAAGCCGTTCGAGATGTTAGTCAAAGATGCCGGGATCGCATGCATCATGACCTCCTTCAATAAGATCAACGGGTCATTTTCCGGCGGCAGCCATGACCTGTGCACACAGATCCTGCGTGAGGAATGGGGATTTGAAGGGGCTGTTGTAACGGATTGGGGAGATATGGATATGGTTGTGGACGGCGCGGACGCTGTTGCGGCAGGAAACGATATCGTAATGCCCGGCGGTCCTCCGGTAATCCGCCAGATATTAAAAGGATACGAAGAAGGCAGAGTGACGAGAGAAGAATTGGAACAGGCAGTGCGTCATCTGCTGATTATGATAAAGAGAATCAGGCTGGCAGATTGA
- a CDS encoding glycoside hydrolase family 3 N-terminal domain-containing protein, with product MVQQKVKYTDTERTPAERARALLEEMTLDEKMAQLGCIFPFGDSYDDMEQQALEMPYGIGQVSTLEMRRIGTLEEAAGWQRKMQETVMRQSPHHIPAIFHMEGLCGAFIQEGTSFPSGIARGSGWDPELEEKIAKVVAKQEAACGITHILAPVLDISRDSRMGRQGETYGEDPALAAALGTAYTKGIQTTEAGGRRPESVAKHFLGFHNSQGGIHGTNSDTPSRLMEEIYGKPFQSAISESGLKGVMPCYNSIDGEPASVSHRLLTEILREKMGFDGLCVSDYGGINNAHEVQRIGETIGETGLLAMEAGMDIEMPKAIGYGEELKEMFRSGQADTELLDRTVLRVLEAKFRMSLFEHPFAMDGESCQKIFEEKEGAELSLRSARESMVLLKNNGILPLSGKIKKLALIGPHVDCARKFFGGYTHLCMMESVYAVASSIAGVEGSPESGQISGAMLPNGEPVNYVPGTKIQSDEAELFDDILRLQKPDCRSLLEELKERMTDTEILYAYGYPVAGKDQGRFEEALQAVREADAVILTLGGKHGTCSMATMGEGVDAADINLPECQDAFIQAAAACGKPLIGVHFDGRPISSDTADQYLDAIIEAWNPAETGAQAVADVLLGAYNPGGKLPVSVAYHAGQIPIYYNHPNGSAWHQQESIGFVNYVDLPHTPRYCFGHGLSYTRFEYSEIHISAAEIGAEESVQISCVVKNAGNCAGDEVVQLYLRDRFASMTRPVKELAGFKRIHMEPEEKVRVTFTVQADQSAFLDRQMRWKVEKGDIDAEIGSSSENIRLKGTYRITEDKWINGVERAFYAKAREVRL from the coding sequence TGATGATATGGAACAGCAGGCTTTGGAGATGCCTTACGGGATTGGACAGGTGAGTACTCTGGAAATGCGCAGGATAGGCACGCTGGAAGAGGCCGCTGGATGGCAGAGGAAGATGCAGGAGACTGTGATGAGACAAAGCCCTCATCATATCCCGGCAATCTTTCATATGGAGGGACTGTGCGGAGCATTTATTCAGGAAGGAACCAGTTTCCCCTCCGGAATCGCCAGAGGCTCAGGATGGGATCCGGAGCTGGAAGAGAAGATAGCCAAAGTGGTGGCAAAACAGGAAGCAGCCTGCGGCATCACTCACATTCTGGCACCAGTGCTGGATATTTCGAGGGATTCCCGCATGGGAAGACAGGGAGAGACCTACGGAGAAGACCCGGCTTTGGCGGCAGCTCTGGGAACGGCATATACGAAAGGAATCCAGACAACAGAGGCAGGCGGCAGAAGACCGGAAAGTGTGGCCAAGCATTTTCTCGGATTTCACAATTCACAGGGTGGTATCCACGGGACAAACAGCGATACGCCGTCCCGCCTCATGGAAGAAATATACGGCAAGCCTTTCCAGTCTGCGATTTCTGAATCCGGGCTGAAAGGAGTGATGCCCTGCTATAATTCCATTGACGGGGAACCGGCTTCCGTTTCACACAGGCTGCTCACGGAAATTCTCAGAGAAAAGATGGGGTTTGACGGTCTGTGTGTCAGCGACTACGGCGGCATTAACAATGCCCACGAAGTCCAGCGGATCGGGGAGACTATCGGAGAAACAGGGCTTCTTGCCATGGAAGCAGGGATGGACATAGAGATGCCGAAAGCGATCGGTTATGGTGAGGAACTCAAAGAAATGTTCCGAAGCGGACAGGCGGATACAGAACTGTTGGACCGAACCGTTCTGCGGGTGTTGGAAGCCAAGTTCCGCATGAGTCTGTTTGAGCATCCGTTCGCCATGGATGGTGAGTCCTGTCAAAAGATTTTTGAAGAGAAAGAGGGGGCGGAGTTATCTCTCCGGTCAGCAAGAGAGTCCATGGTACTCCTGAAAAACAACGGGATACTTCCTTTGTCAGGTAAGATAAAGAAGCTTGCCCTGATTGGACCTCATGTAGACTGTGCCCGTAAGTTCTTCGGCGGATATACCCATCTGTGCATGATGGAGTCGGTCTACGCTGTTGCAAGCTCCATCGCAGGGGTAGAGGGCAGCCCGGAGTCCGGGCAGATCAGCGGAGCAATGCTGCCAAATGGTGAGCCGGTGAATTATGTCCCAGGTACAAAGATCCAGTCAGACGAAGCGGAGCTTTTTGATGATATCCTGCGCCTGCAGAAGCCGGACTGCAGAAGCCTGTTAGAAGAACTGAAGGAGCGGATGACAGACACGGAGATTCTGTATGCATACGGGTATCCGGTTGCCGGAAAGGATCAGGGCAGATTTGAAGAAGCGCTGCAGGCAGTCAGGGAAGCAGATGCTGTGATCCTGACTCTGGGAGGAAAGCACGGCACATGCTCTATGGCGACCATGGGCGAAGGTGTGGACGCTGCCGACATCAATCTGCCGGAATGTCAGGATGCATTTATTCAGGCTGCCGCTGCATGTGGTAAGCCTTTGATTGGGGTTCATTTTGATGGAAGACCAATCTCCAGTGACACAGCAGACCAATATCTGGATGCCATCATAGAAGCCTGGAACCCAGCGGAAACGGGAGCGCAGGCTGTGGCGGATGTCCTGCTGGGTGCATATAACCCGGGCGGTAAGCTGCCGGTATCCGTGGCATATCACGCCGGACAGATTCCAATTTATTATAATCACCCGAACGGTTCTGCATGGCACCAGCAGGAGAGTATCGGATTTGTCAACTATGTGGATCTTCCCCATACACCGCGATATTGCTTCGGGCATGGATTGTCTTATACACGGTTTGAGTATTCAGAAATTCATATATCGGCAGCAGAGATTGGAGCAGAAGAATCGGTACAGATCAGCTGTGTGGTAAAGAATGCAGGAAACTGTGCCGGGGATGAGGTAGTACAGCTTTATCTCAGGGACAGATTCGCAAGTATGACACGTCCGGTGAAAGAGCTTGCCGGATTTAAGCGGATCCATATGGAGCCGGAGGAGAAAGTACGAGTGACATTTACAGTGCAGGCGGATCAGTCAGCCTTTCTTGACAGGCAGATGCGCTGGAAGGTGGAAAAAGGGGATATAGATGCAGAAATTGGAAGTTCTTCTGAGAATATCCGGTTAAAAGGAACATACCGAATCACAGAAGATAAATGGATCAATGGAGTGGAAAGGGCATTTTATGCGAAAGCACGGGAAGTAAGACTATAA